A portion of the Streptomyces sp. NBC_00376 genome contains these proteins:
- a CDS encoding amidase: MSSTEAVETTEPAGPAGLADSARELAEGRTTSAEQVSAALRRIEASQGILNAFRHLRAEAALAEAAEADRRLAAGERLPLLGVPVAVKDDTDVAGMPTYFGCDGDLPAATTDSEAVRRLRAAGAVIVGKTNSCELGQWPFTEGPAFGATRNPWHTGHTPGGSSGGSAAAVAAGLVPAALGSDGAGSVRIPAAWTHLVGIKPQRGRISGHPHTDAFQGLTVNGPLARTVADAALLLDAVAGAHPDDQHRPPPVAAAAAARRDPGRLRIALAWRPPLTLTGSEPHPDVRRAVLELAEALARLGHDVEEARPRYGLIGLGFVPRATAGIAELAARHPDPALLDPRTRSALRTGTRLGGRVVRAAREREVRQHRRIGGFFRPSRAGAGYDVLLTPTTALPPPPIGRFDGLSAWRTDLAMTEACPYAWPWNVLGWPGINVPAGFTADGLPVGAQLLGPSRSEERLISLAAQLEADRRWYEHRPPAPPVRSGPGTVR, translated from the coding sequence ATGTCCTCAACGGAAGCGGTGGAAACCACCGAACCGGCCGGCCCGGCCGGACTGGCCGACAGCGCACGGGAGCTGGCCGAGGGCCGCACCACCTCGGCCGAGCAGGTGTCCGCCGCGCTGCGCCGCATCGAAGCGAGCCAGGGCATCCTCAACGCCTTCCGGCACCTGCGTGCCGAGGCCGCGCTCGCCGAGGCCGCCGAGGCCGACCGCCGACTCGCGGCGGGGGAGCGGCTGCCGCTGCTCGGCGTACCGGTCGCCGTCAAGGACGACACGGACGTCGCCGGGATGCCGACCTACTTCGGCTGCGACGGCGATCTGCCGGCCGCGACCACGGACAGCGAGGCCGTGCGCCGGCTGCGGGCGGCCGGGGCGGTGATCGTCGGGAAGACCAACTCCTGCGAGCTGGGCCAGTGGCCGTTCACCGAGGGCCCCGCCTTCGGCGCCACCCGCAACCCGTGGCACACCGGCCACACCCCCGGCGGCTCCTCCGGTGGCTCCGCTGCCGCGGTCGCGGCCGGTCTGGTGCCCGCCGCGCTCGGCTCGGACGGCGCGGGTTCCGTACGTATCCCGGCGGCCTGGACCCATCTCGTCGGCATCAAACCCCAGCGCGGCCGGATCTCCGGCCATCCGCACACCGACGCCTTCCAGGGCCTGACCGTCAACGGACCGCTGGCCAGGACCGTCGCCGACGCCGCACTGCTGCTCGACGCGGTCGCCGGCGCCCACCCCGACGACCAGCACCGGCCGCCGCCCGTCGCCGCCGCGGCCGCCGCCCGCCGCGACCCCGGCCGGCTGCGCATCGCCCTCGCCTGGCGCCCACCGCTCACCCTCACCGGCTCCGAGCCCCACCCCGATGTGCGCCGGGCCGTCCTCGAACTGGCCGAGGCCCTCGCCCGCCTGGGGCACGACGTCGAGGAGGCCAGGCCCCGGTACGGGCTGATCGGCCTCGGGTTCGTCCCCCGAGCCACCGCCGGGATCGCCGAACTCGCCGCCCGCCACCCCGACCCCGCACTCCTCGACCCGCGCACCCGCAGCGCGCTGCGCACCGGCACCCGGCTCGGCGGCCGGGTGGTGCGGGCCGCCCGGGAGCGCGAGGTGCGCCAGCACCGCAGGATCGGCGGGTTCTTCCGCCCGTCCCGGGCCGGCGCCGGGTACGACGTGCTGCTCACCCCGACGACGGCCCTGCCGCCGCCACCGATCGGCCGTTTCGACGGGCTGAGCGCCTGGCGCACCGATCTGGCGATGACCGAGGCATGCCCGTATGCCTGGCCCTGGAACGTGCTGGGCTGGCCCGGCATCAACGTCCCGGCCGGGTTCACCGCCGACGGGCTGCCCGTCGGGGCACAGCTGCTCGGACCGTCCCGCAGCGAGGAACGCCTGATCTCCCTCGCCGCCCAGCTGGAGGCCGACCGGCGCTGGTACGAGCACCGGCCCCCGGCCCCGCCCGTCCGGTCCGGGCCGGGCACGGTGCGCTGA
- a CDS encoding nucleotidyl transferase AbiEii/AbiGii toxin family protein, translated as MSADDRPFPGEPDYDDPSLAPRWRAARRAVQDHLLRVMAESPWGDDLVLRGSVPLQAWVGAAAREPADLDWIVLEPSEGDFVDGLDPYPYVNSTEAVQQWPEAAHGAAAPEPLTDGECHDTGGARPAPAPEGLHWIEAEEKDPPASPAEEVVAALAAGPQLPEGIRIDPLRVKPDATWMYRTYETPGVRVVVPWEADGLPPGELRMDFAQDERLPQAPGWTACPRGDGGPPTPVRTASPGLSLAWKLLWLAEDQEAEGRSGAKDLYDAVLLAEHHATRLSPRLLRTVLGPHAPGFTPGAVLDWLVDWSAFHAGHPWVEGGPDHLRERLATALPRLLEQSVP; from the coding sequence GTGAGCGCGGACGACCGGCCCTTCCCCGGGGAACCGGACTACGACGATCCGTCGCTCGCACCGCGCTGGCGGGCCGCCCGGCGCGCCGTCCAGGACCATCTGCTGCGCGTGATGGCCGAGTCGCCCTGGGGCGACGATCTGGTCCTGCGCGGCAGCGTCCCGCTCCAGGCGTGGGTGGGCGCGGCCGCGCGGGAGCCGGCCGACCTGGACTGGATCGTGCTGGAGCCGTCGGAAGGCGACTTCGTCGACGGCCTCGATCCCTATCCGTACGTCAACTCGACAGAGGCCGTCCAGCAGTGGCCGGAGGCCGCGCACGGCGCGGCCGCTCCCGAGCCGCTGACGGACGGCGAGTGCCACGACACCGGCGGCGCCCGGCCGGCGCCGGCGCCGGAGGGGCTGCACTGGATCGAGGCCGAGGAAAAGGATCCCCCGGCCTCCCCCGCCGAGGAGGTCGTGGCCGCCCTGGCAGCCGGTCCGCAGCTGCCCGAGGGGATTCGCATCGATCCGCTCCGGGTGAAGCCGGACGCCACATGGATGTACCGGACGTACGAGACGCCCGGGGTGCGTGTCGTCGTCCCCTGGGAGGCCGACGGGCTGCCGCCGGGCGAGTTGCGGATGGACTTCGCCCAGGACGAACGACTCCCCCAGGCCCCGGGGTGGACGGCCTGCCCGCGCGGCGACGGCGGGCCCCCGACGCCCGTCCGCACCGCGAGCCCGGGGCTCTCGCTCGCCTGGAAGCTGCTGTGGCTCGCCGAGGACCAGGAGGCGGAAGGCCGGTCGGGGGCCAAGGACCTGTACGACGCGGTGCTGCTCGCGGAGCACCACGCCACCCGTCTGTCGCCCCGCCTGCTGCGCACGGTGCTGGGGCCGCACGCGCCGGGATTCACGCCCGGGGCGGTGCTGGACTGGCTGGTGGACTGGTCCGCGTTCCACGCCGGGCATCCGTGGGTGGAAGGCGGACCGGACCATCTGCGGGAGCGGCTGGCCACCGCACTGCCACGGCTGCTGGAGCAGAGCGTTCCGTAG
- a CDS encoding NCS1 family nucleobase:cation symporter-1 — MTSSVPPVSPVPPQDPIPDPSGRVELAPGAVPTDNRFVNEDLLPVPLERRRWTTYNFTALWVGMAHNIPSWLLASGLVALGMDWKQAVFTIALANLIVLGPMLLTGHAGPKYGIPFPVLARASFGLRGANLPALIRAAVACAWFGIQTWIGGVGIFTLLGKIFGGWAKASEIGGQPWTLWLCFVLFWALELAIIYRGMDALRRFENWAAPFVIVGAVVLLVWIAVKAGGFGPLLDQPSKLGWGKEFWPVFFPSLMGMIAFWATLSLNIPDFTRFGAGQRAQIRGQSLGLPTTMTLFALLSVLVTSGSQAVYGEAIWDPVQLVARTDNVFGLLYALVTVLVATVSVNIAANVVSPAYDLANLAPRFINFRTGALITGVVGVLIMPWKLTETPELYIFTWLGLVGGLLGTVAGILIADYWIVRRTVLDLADLYRPGGRYWYTNGWNWRAVVAFAVGGVLAIGGSHSAPGAGPFPADGLIPFLKPLADYGWAVGLASSLVLYVVLSGRSGVTPARTYDPAGR; from the coding sequence ATGACATCGTCCGTCCCACCGGTATCACCCGTTCCACCGCAGGACCCGATACCCGACCCCTCGGGCCGAGTCGAACTCGCGCCCGGCGCCGTTCCCACCGACAACCGGTTCGTCAACGAGGACCTGTTGCCCGTGCCGCTGGAACGGCGCCGCTGGACGACGTACAACTTCACCGCGCTCTGGGTGGGCATGGCCCACAACATTCCGTCCTGGCTGCTCGCCTCCGGCCTGGTGGCCCTCGGCATGGACTGGAAACAGGCCGTGTTCACCATCGCGCTGGCCAACCTGATCGTGCTCGGACCCATGCTGCTCACCGGGCATGCCGGACCCAAGTACGGGATCCCCTTCCCGGTGCTGGCCCGCGCCTCCTTCGGGCTGCGCGGCGCCAATCTGCCCGCCCTGATCCGGGCCGCGGTGGCCTGTGCCTGGTTCGGCATCCAGACCTGGATCGGCGGCGTCGGCATCTTCACCCTGCTGGGGAAGATCTTCGGCGGCTGGGCGAAGGCGTCCGAGATCGGCGGCCAGCCGTGGACGCTCTGGCTCTGCTTCGTCCTATTCTGGGCGCTCGAACTCGCCATCATCTACCGGGGGATGGACGCCCTGCGGCGGTTCGAGAACTGGGCGGCACCGTTCGTCATCGTCGGTGCCGTCGTGCTGCTGGTCTGGATAGCCGTCAAGGCGGGCGGCTTCGGCCCGCTGCTCGACCAGCCGTCGAAGCTCGGCTGGGGCAAGGAGTTCTGGCCGGTCTTCTTCCCCTCGTTGATGGGCATGATCGCCTTCTGGGCCACGCTCTCGCTGAACATCCCCGACTTCACGCGCTTCGGGGCCGGCCAGCGCGCCCAGATCCGGGGCCAGTCGCTCGGCCTGCCGACCACGATGACGCTGTTCGCCCTGCTCTCGGTCCTGGTCACCTCCGGATCGCAGGCGGTGTACGGGGAAGCCATCTGGGACCCGGTCCAGCTCGTGGCACGGACCGACAACGTCTTCGGGCTGCTCTACGCCCTGGTGACGGTGCTGGTCGCGACGGTCTCGGTGAACATCGCGGCCAACGTCGTGTCACCCGCGTACGACCTGGCGAACCTCGCGCCCCGGTTCATCAACTTCCGTACCGGCGCACTGATCACGGGCGTCGTCGGCGTCCTCATCATGCCGTGGAAGCTCACCGAGACCCCCGAGCTGTACATCTTCACCTGGCTCGGGCTGGTCGGCGGACTGCTCGGCACGGTCGCGGGCATTCTGATCGCCGACTACTGGATCGTCCGCCGCACCGTGCTCGACCTCGCAGACCTCTACCGCCCCGGTGGCCGCTACTGGTACACGAACGGCTGGAACTGGCGGGCGGTCGTGGCGTTCGCCGTCGGCGGCGTCCTCGCGATCGGGGGCTCCCACTCCGCCCCCGGCGCGGGCCCGTTCCCGGCCGACGGCCTGATCCCGTTCCTGAAACCGCTCGCGGACTACGGCTGGGCGGTCGGGCTCGCCTCGTCGCTCGTGCTGTACGTGGTGCTCAGCGGGCGGTCCGGCGTCACACCGGCGAGGACGTACGACCCAGCAGGGCGCTGA
- a CDS encoding TIGR03842 family LLM class F420-dependent oxidoreductase, translating into MDFGLVLQTDPPASAVVGLMRRAERNGFRYGWTFDSTVLWQEPFVIYSQILEHTEHLVVGPMVTNPGTRTWEVTASTFATLNDMFGNRTVCGIGRGDSAMRVAGRKPNTLARLGEAIDVIRDLAEGREATVDGQPVQIPWVKDGRLPVWMGAYGPKALALAGQKADGFILQLADPFLTEWMIKAVRDAAAEAGRDPDSVTICVAAPAYVSDDLDHAREQCRWFGGMVGNHVADLVSRYGAHSGLVPEALTEYIAGRTGYDYSHHGRAGNPDTTFVPDEIVDRFCLLGPAEAHIEKLRALRDLGVDQFAVYNMHDAREATIDAYGARVIPALSD; encoded by the coding sequence ATGGACTTCGGACTCGTCCTCCAGACCGATCCGCCCGCCTCGGCCGTCGTCGGCCTGATGCGCCGCGCCGAACGCAACGGCTTCCGCTACGGCTGGACCTTCGACTCGACGGTGCTCTGGCAGGAACCGTTCGTCATCTACAGCCAGATCCTCGAACACACCGAACACCTCGTGGTCGGCCCCATGGTCACCAACCCCGGCACCCGCACCTGGGAGGTGACCGCCTCCACCTTCGCCACCCTCAACGACATGTTCGGCAACCGCACCGTCTGCGGCATCGGACGTGGCGACTCGGCGATGCGCGTCGCCGGCCGCAAACCCAACACGCTGGCCCGCCTGGGCGAGGCCATCGACGTCATCCGCGACCTCGCCGAGGGACGCGAGGCGACCGTCGACGGGCAGCCGGTCCAGATCCCCTGGGTGAAGGACGGCAGACTGCCCGTCTGGATGGGCGCGTACGGTCCGAAGGCCCTCGCCCTGGCCGGACAGAAGGCCGACGGCTTCATCCTCCAGCTCGCCGACCCGTTCCTCACCGAGTGGATGATCAAGGCGGTGCGGGACGCGGCGGCCGAGGCCGGCCGTGACCCGGACTCCGTGACCATCTGCGTCGCCGCCCCCGCCTACGTGAGCGACGACCTCGACCACGCCCGCGAGCAGTGCCGCTGGTTCGGCGGCATGGTCGGCAACCACGTCGCGGACCTCGTCTCCCGGTACGGCGCGCACTCCGGGCTCGTCCCCGAGGCCCTGACCGAGTACATCGCCGGGCGGACCGGCTACGACTACAGCCACCACGGCCGGGCCGGGAACCCCGACACCACCTTCGTGCCGGACGAGATCGTAGACCGGTTCTGCCTGCTGGGCCCCGCCGAGGCGCACATCGAGAAGCTGCGGGCCCTGCGCGACCTGGGCGTCGACCAGTTCGCCGTATACAACATGCACGATGCGCGGGAGGCGACGATCGACGCCTACGGTGCGCGGGTCATCCCCGCCCTGTCCGACTGA
- the hydA gene encoding dihydropyrimidinase gives MSRTVIHGGLVITASDEMHADVLIEGGRIVALAAHDSDAAESWSADRRIDATGKYVIPGGVDAHTHMQMPFGGTYAADTFETGTRAAAWGGTTTIVDFAIQSVGRAVREGLDAWYAKADGNCAIDYAFHMILSDVNESSLKEMDLLVSEGVTSFKLFMAYPGVFYSDDGQILRAMQRASHNGGLIMMHAENGIAIDVLVEQALAEGRTDPRYHGDVRKVALEAEATHRAVQLARVAGSPLYVVHVSADEAVAEVAAARHKGLPVFGETCPQYLFLSTDNLAEPDFEGAKYVCSTPLRPREHQEALWRGLRNNELQVVSTDHCPFCFSGQKEMGRGDFSKIPNGMPGVENRMDLLHQAVLDGHISRRRWIEIACASPARMFGLYPKKGTIAPGADADVVIYDPAAEQTISAETHHMNVDYSAYEGKRITGQVETVLSRGEVVIDARKFTGRAGHGMYTPRATCQYLD, from the coding sequence ATGAGCCGCACCGTCATCCACGGTGGTCTCGTCATCACCGCGTCCGACGAAATGCATGCCGACGTACTCATCGAGGGCGGCCGCATCGTGGCCCTCGCGGCACACGACAGCGACGCGGCCGAGAGCTGGAGCGCCGACCGCAGGATCGACGCCACCGGCAAATACGTCATCCCGGGCGGTGTCGACGCGCACACCCACATGCAGATGCCGTTCGGCGGCACCTACGCCGCCGACACCTTCGAGACCGGCACCCGGGCGGCCGCCTGGGGCGGCACCACCACGATCGTCGACTTCGCCATCCAGTCCGTGGGCCGCGCGGTCCGCGAAGGTCTCGACGCCTGGTATGCCAAGGCCGACGGCAATTGCGCCATCGACTACGCCTTCCACATGATCCTCTCCGACGTGAACGAGTCCTCGCTCAAGGAGATGGACCTGCTGGTCTCGGAGGGGGTCACCTCCTTCAAGCTGTTCATGGCGTACCCGGGCGTCTTCTACAGCGACGACGGCCAGATCCTGCGCGCCATGCAACGGGCCTCCCACAATGGCGGCCTGATCATGATGCACGCGGAGAACGGCATCGCCATCGACGTACTCGTCGAACAGGCCCTCGCCGAGGGCCGCACCGATCCGCGCTACCACGGTGATGTGCGCAAGGTGGCGCTGGAGGCCGAGGCCACCCACCGTGCCGTCCAGCTCGCCCGCGTCGCCGGATCGCCGCTGTACGTCGTGCACGTCTCCGCGGACGAGGCGGTCGCCGAGGTCGCCGCCGCCCGCCACAAGGGACTTCCGGTCTTCGGTGAGACCTGCCCGCAGTATCTCTTCCTCTCCACCGACAACCTCGCCGAGCCGGACTTCGAGGGCGCCAAGTACGTCTGCTCCACCCCGCTGCGGCCCAGGGAACACCAGGAGGCGCTCTGGCGGGGGCTCAGGAACAACGAACTCCAGGTCGTCTCCACCGACCACTGCCCCTTCTGCTTCTCGGGCCAGAAGGAGATGGGCCGGGGCGACTTCTCGAAGATCCCCAACGGCATGCCCGGCGTGGAGAACCGGATGGACCTCCTCCATCAGGCGGTCCTGGACGGTCACATCTCGCGCCGCCGCTGGATCGAGATCGCCTGCGCCTCCCCGGCCCGGATGTTCGGCCTCTACCCGAAGAAGGGCACCATCGCCCCGGGCGCCGACGCCGACGTCGTCATCTACGACCCGGCGGCCGAACAGACCATCTCCGCCGAGACCCACCACATGAACGTCGACTACTCGGCGTACGAGGGAAAGCGGATCACCGGCCAGGTCGAAACGGTCCTCTCGCGCGGTGAAGTCGTCATCGACGCAAGGAAGTTCACCGGCCGGGCCGGACACGGCATGTACACCCCGCGAGCCACCTGTCAGTACCTGGACTAG
- a CDS encoding MFS transporter: MSATTARSGATGEPLETGPGQAAGPRPIGSYFEAMPLGRAHVLAALALFMAFVIESWEQLALVYVSGDLGDAFSIDTGRIGWVLSAVALGMIPGALVWGPVSDRIGRRAVCLWSLSAYGVVALASAFSPNFTVLLITRVLSGLALAGIYTVTFPYFLELLPTRTRGRAAVYLSIGWPIGVLAAVGVTQLLGGLGWHVVAVASALAGLWVFAIRAWVPESPYWLAAQDRHDDAAAVLRRLGVDVPDGTRFAVVAPERSGRPVELLRGGLLRITVLMLVVNFTFNWGYWGLQTWLPTLLQDKGLSMSASLGFVALSALFMIPGYVSASLLTGRFGRKKVFLPYVALAAISGIFFAYSSSMTELYIANFALAFFSLGAWGVWNTWNGEFFPTALRGTGYSWATAAQLVATSLAPSVVGFLLAQATGFSTTILFITAFLVVALLFAAPLPETEGRDLE, from the coding sequence GTGAGCGCGACAACCGCACGTTCCGGTGCAACCGGAGAACCCCTGGAGACGGGGCCGGGCCAGGCCGCCGGGCCGCGGCCCATCGGTTCCTACTTCGAGGCCATGCCGCTCGGACGCGCCCATGTACTGGCGGCGCTGGCCCTGTTCATGGCCTTCGTCATCGAGTCGTGGGAGCAGCTCGCCCTCGTCTATGTCTCCGGCGATCTCGGTGACGCGTTCTCCATCGACACCGGCCGGATCGGCTGGGTGCTCTCCGCCGTCGCGCTCGGCATGATCCCCGGTGCGCTGGTCTGGGGCCCGGTCTCGGACCGGATCGGCCGGCGCGCGGTGTGTCTGTGGAGCCTGTCCGCCTACGGAGTCGTCGCGCTGGCCTCCGCGTTCTCCCCGAACTTCACGGTCCTGCTGATCACCCGGGTGCTGTCGGGGCTGGCGCTGGCCGGGATCTACACGGTCACCTTCCCGTACTTCCTGGAGCTGCTGCCGACCCGGACGCGTGGCCGGGCCGCGGTCTATCTGTCGATCGGCTGGCCGATCGGGGTACTGGCCGCGGTCGGCGTGACGCAGCTGCTGGGCGGCCTGGGCTGGCACGTGGTTGCCGTCGCCTCCGCCCTGGCCGGTCTCTGGGTCTTCGCGATCCGCGCCTGGGTTCCGGAATCCCCGTACTGGCTGGCCGCGCAGGACCGGCACGACGACGCCGCGGCCGTGCTGCGCAGGCTGGGCGTCGACGTCCCCGACGGCACCCGCTTCGCGGTCGTCGCCCCCGAGCGCTCCGGACGGCCGGTGGAGCTGCTGCGTGGCGGGCTGCTGCGGATCACGGTCCTGATGCTCGTCGTGAACTTCACCTTCAACTGGGGCTACTGGGGCCTGCAGACCTGGCTGCCGACGCTGCTCCAGGACAAGGGCCTCAGCATGTCGGCAAGTCTCGGCTTCGTCGCGCTGAGCGCGCTGTTCATGATCCCCGGCTATGTGTCGGCGTCGCTGCTGACCGGACGTTTCGGCCGCAAGAAGGTCTTCCTGCCGTACGTGGCGCTCGCCGCGATCAGCGGGATCTTCTTCGCCTACTCCAGCTCCATGACCGAGCTGTACATCGCGAACTTCGCCCTCGCCTTCTTCAGCCTCGGCGCCTGGGGGGTCTGGAACACCTGGAACGGTGAGTTCTTCCCGACCGCGCTGCGCGGTACGGGGTACTCCTGGGCCACCGCCGCCCAGCTGGTCGCCACCTCCCTCGCCCCGTCGGTGGTCGGCTTTCTGCTGGCGCAGGCGACCGGGTTCTCCACGACGATTCTGTTCATCACGGCCTTCCTGGTGGTGGCGCTGCTCTTCGCCGCCCCGCTGCCGGAGACCGAGGGCCGGGACCTGGAATAG
- a CDS encoding hydantoinase/oxoprolinase family protein, with the protein MTQVRLGVDVGRTTTVAVLVRPGGAPPVHAVVASSASLDRSLRDVLDALDGLGNAPYDRADVVCLTTDLDRTPGTPSPVAVLRISPAAHPALGPSPRPGGLTRVVSGGSSLTGRPLAPLDRAGVEAFAREAGAASITAFAVCAAGSPARPEPELTAASVIARLLPGAHITLSYEIGSPGLRERENAAAANAALGSWAERLTGTAERTLRARGITAPLFLARDDAGLVSAEYVRRYPVIATASATACALRGAALLAGAERAVVVDAAGSAVRCSAVADGELEAGDAGPGPGGLWMDVGRPRLDTLPFGGEEPPADARQRVDALVTGVLERSPGSTVLYAGGAAPLFGGSPDGIWAAAYGAARADTRVELEQVVVAPGRAELDRVIALARDQALARVVSAGAAPGGARVARTVHTPVSYLPGGVHRIRVRAVGAPAGATS; encoded by the coding sequence ATGACGCAGGTGAGACTGGGTGTGGACGTGGGGCGTACGACGACGGTCGCCGTGCTCGTACGCCCCGGCGGTGCTCCGCCGGTTCATGCCGTGGTCGCTTCGTCGGCCTCCCTCGACCGTTCGCTGCGCGATGTCCTCGACGCGCTGGACGGCCTCGGGAACGCCCCGTACGACCGGGCCGACGTCGTCTGTCTCACGACCGATCTCGACCGCACGCCGGGCACGCCGTCGCCCGTCGCCGTGCTCCGCATCTCGCCCGCCGCCCATCCCGCGCTCGGCCCGTCGCCGCGTCCGGGCGGGCTGACCCGGGTGGTGTCGGGCGGTTCGTCGCTCACCGGCCGGCCGCTGGCACCGCTGGACCGGGCCGGTGTCGAGGCGTTCGCCCGGGAGGCCGGGGCGGCGTCGATCACCGCGTTCGCCGTCTGCGCGGCCGGGTCACCCGCCCGCCCGGAGCCCGAACTGACCGCGGCCTCCGTCATCGCCCGCCTGCTGCCCGGTGCGCACATCACCCTCTCGTACGAGATCGGCTCACCCGGCCTGCGCGAGCGCGAGAACGCCGCGGCCGCCAACGCCGCACTCGGCTCCTGGGCCGAGCGCCTCACCGGCACCGCCGAGCGGACGCTGCGCGCGCGAGGCATCACGGCCCCGCTCTTCCTCGCCCGGGACGACGCCGGTCTGGTCTCCGCCGAGTACGTCCGCCGCTACCCCGTGATCGCCACCGCCTCCGCCACGGCCTGCGCGCTGCGCGGAGCCGCGCTGCTGGCGGGCGCCGAGCGGGCCGTCGTGGTGGACGCGGCCGGCTCCGCGGTCCGCTGCTCGGCCGTCGCGGACGGCGAGCTGGAAGCCGGGGACGCGGGCCCGGGGCCCGGCGGACTCTGGATGGACGTGGGCAGGCCCCGCCTGGACACCCTGCCGTTCGGCGGCGAGGAACCGCCCGCCGACGCCCGGCAGCGGGTGGACGCGCTGGTGACCGGTGTGCTGGAGCGCTCGCCGGGCAGCACGGTGCTGTACGCGGGCGGCGCGGCGCCGCTCTTCGGGGGCTCGCCGGACGGGATCTGGGCAGCCGCGTACGGCGCGGCGCGCGCGGACACCCGGGTGGAACTGGAGCAGGTGGTGGTCGCGCCGGGCCGCGCGGAACTGGACCGGGTCATCGCTCTGGCCCGTGACCAGGCGCTGGCGCGGGTCGTGTCGGCGGGCGCGGCACCCGGCGGCGCCCGGGTCGCCCGGACCGTCCACACACCCGTCTCGTACCTCCCGGGCGGGGTGCACCGGATCCGGGTCCGGGCCGTGGGAGCACCGGCGGGAGCGACCTCGTGA
- a CDS encoding DUF917 domain-containing protein, whose product MTGAPVQVDAAVLERLAAGSLVLAAGAAESAFRVALDWARASVAAHGPVRLLAPDELSGLRLCVTVTLVGSSAALAEQLPTGAETVRAVRALERLLGARADAVVALNTAGENALLSVAAAADCGLPLVDGDGCGRVLPLLEQSTFTLAGVAAAPLALATPSGDVVVVESAGGQVEDLVRPLVPAAGGWAVAVCYAMPGDVLAGSVVPGTVGRAIRAGSARPGNLFAPWSPRRLCRGRITAVEHPVATEDDPYGYGPPEPDGPTGPGSAPSWPALPSRPTSVLIAETEGIGRHFRLEAHNEVLLALADGAPVAAAPDQILILSASADRRVLDVERAVPGVEVEVVVIPAAPAWQTPEGRRLARTGAVDTPGAQEEPW is encoded by the coding sequence GTGACCGGCGCACCGGTCCAGGTGGACGCCGCCGTGCTGGAGCGGCTGGCGGCCGGGTCGCTGGTACTGGCGGCGGGGGCGGCCGAATCGGCGTTCCGGGTGGCGCTGGACTGGGCACGGGCATCGGTCGCCGCACACGGGCCGGTACGGCTGCTGGCCCCGGACGAGCTGAGCGGGTTGCGGCTCTGCGTGACCGTGACCCTGGTCGGCTCGTCGGCGGCGCTCGCCGAGCAGCTGCCGACGGGTGCGGAGACGGTACGGGCGGTGCGCGCCCTGGAACGGCTGCTGGGTGCCCGCGCCGATGCGGTCGTCGCGCTGAACACGGCCGGTGAGAACGCCCTGCTGTCGGTGGCCGCGGCGGCCGACTGCGGGCTGCCGCTGGTCGACGGTGACGGCTGCGGGCGGGTGCTGCCGCTGCTGGAGCAGTCGACGTTCACGCTGGCCGGCGTGGCCGCGGCGCCCCTCGCGCTGGCGACCCCGTCGGGCGATGTGGTCGTGGTGGAGTCGGCGGGCGGGCAGGTGGAGGACCTGGTGCGGCCGCTCGTGCCCGCGGCCGGCGGCTGGGCGGTGGCCGTCTGCTACGCGATGCCGGGCGACGTTCTGGCCGGCTCCGTGGTGCCCGGCACGGTCGGCCGGGCGATCCGCGCGGGCTCGGCCCGGCCCGGCAACCTGTTCGCACCGTGGTCGCCGCGGCGGCTGTGCCGGGGCCGGATCACGGCGGTGGAGCACCCGGTGGCCACCGAGGACGATCCGTACGGCTACGGGCCGCCGGAGCCGGACGGCCCCACCGGGCCCGGTTCCGCCCCGTCGTGGCCGGCGCTTCCGTCGCGGCCGACGAGTGTGCTGATCGCCGAGACGGAGGGGATCGGCCGCCACTTCCGGCTGGAGGCGCACAACGAGGTTCTGCTGGCGCTGGCGGACGGGGCACCGGTGGCCGCCGCCCCGGACCAGATCCTCATCCTCTCGGCCTCCGCCGACCGGCGGGTGCTGGATGTGGAGCGGGCGGTGCCGGGGGTGGAGGTCGAGGTGGTGGTCATTCCCGCCGCGCCCGCCTGGCAGACGCCCGAGGGCCGTCGGCTGGCCCGTACCGGCGCGGTGGACACACCCGGCGCACAGGAGGAGCCATGGTGA